One part of the candidate division KSB1 bacterium genome encodes these proteins:
- a CDS encoding ABC transporter ATP-binding protein — MAHNSNSLNVKDVHKNFGTAERPVKVLEGVSFEMKGGEALAVTGPSGSGKSTLLHLIGTLDSPTSGKIEINNQDISSFSETELAKFRNQKIGFVFQDHHLLPQYSVLENVLIPTLAFKNNGEDKRDRAKKLLEKVGLSDRITHRPAELSGGERQRVAIARAMINSPNILLCDEPTGNLDRKIAASVADLFFELHRDEKNILIIVTHNPELANRFERRFELQEGKCVEV; from the coding sequence ATGGCACACAACTCAAACTCACTCAACGTAAAAGACGTTCACAAAAACTTCGGCACTGCCGAACGCCCGGTCAAAGTCCTCGAAGGCGTTTCCTTTGAAATGAAAGGCGGCGAGGCGCTTGCGGTGACCGGCCCATCGGGCAGCGGCAAAAGTACTCTCCTGCACTTAATCGGAACTTTGGATTCCCCGACTTCCGGCAAAATTGAAATCAACAATCAGGATATAAGCTCTTTTTCTGAAACGGAGTTGGCCAAATTTCGCAATCAGAAAATAGGCTTTGTATTTCAGGACCACCACCTTTTGCCGCAGTATTCGGTTTTGGAAAATGTTTTGATTCCGACTCTGGCTTTTAAAAATAATGGTGAAGATAAACGAGACCGCGCCAAAAAATTATTGGAGAAAGTCGGTCTTTCCGACCGCATCACGCACCGGCCTGCTGAACTCTCGGGAGGCGAACGCCAGCGTGTGGCTATTGCCCGCGCGATGATCAACAGTCCCAATATTTTACTTTGCGATGAACCCACCGGCAACCTCGACCGGAAAATCGCTGCCTCCGTAGCCGACCTTTTTTTCGAGCTTCATAGAGATGAAAAAAATATTCTGATTATCGTGACTCACAACCCCGAGCTTGCCAATCGATTCGAACGGCGTTTCGAATTGCAGGAGGGTAAATGCGTCGAAGTTTAG
- a CDS encoding DUF5615 family PIN-like protein, with protein sequence MKILVDENIPAITVEALQKLGHNVLDIRGTPKEGFVDEKLWQLTLHESRLLITTDKGFTQHRNEFHQGILIIRLRKPNQNKIHQRIMKAFNEFSEDEWNGTLVVMRDTVQSVWRFSK encoded by the coding sequence ATGAAGATACTTGTTGATGAGAATATTCCGGCCATTACTGTTGAAGCCTTACAAAAGTTGGGTCATAATGTGCTCGATATTCGGGGTACTCCAAAGGAAGGATTTGTTGACGAAAAACTATGGCAATTAACGCTGCATGAAAGCCGGCTTCTTATAACAACCGATAAAGGCTTTACTCAACATCGAAATGAATTCCACCAAGGTATTCTTATTATTCGTCTTCGTAAACCAAATCAAAATAAAATTCATCAAAGAATCATGAAAGCATTCAACGAATTCAGTGAAGATGAATGGAATGGTACGCTTGTAGTGATGCGAGATACCGTTCAAAGCGTTTGGAGGTTCTCAAAATAA
- a CDS encoding DUF433 domain-containing protein has translation MHERISIDPEVCHGQACIKGKRIPVHQIVSMLANGDTIDDLLKAYPTIDRKDIFACLDYAATLAEEQVTPIEL, from the coding sequence ATGCACGAACGAATTTCAATTGATCCGGAAGTCTGTCACGGACAAGCTTGTATTAAAGGCAAGCGCATTCCTGTACATCAGATTGTAAGTATGTTGGCCAACGGGGATACAATTGATGATCTTCTCAAAGCGTATCCGACAATTGACCGCAAGGATATTTTTGCCTGCCTTGATTATGCCGCAACGTTAGCGGAGGAACAAGTGACGCCGATTGAACTTTAA